The DNA region GCCTCGTCGGTGCTGGTGGGCGCCTGCGCGGCGCGGGCGGCGCCGGCGCCGAGCGCGAGCGCAGCGGTGAGCGGGATCGAGTGACGGAGCTTCATGGGCGTGTCCTCCTCGGATCGGATCGGGTTCAGCGCGTGCAGGCGCAGGCCATCCGCGCCGCCTCGGGGCGGACGACGCGCTCGCGCGCCGGCGCCTGCGACGGGTACCGGGTGTCGTCGTAGCCCGGGCCCGCGGCGACGGCGCCGGCGCCGCCGGTGCCGCTGGTGGTGAGGGTGGTGTGCGTGGTCTCGCCGTAGTTCACGTCGTCGTACGAGCCCGCGCTCGGCGGCAGGTCGGCGGCGAGGGCGGAGCCTGCGAACAGGGTGGCGGCGGCGACGGCGAGGAAGGTCCGGGTGCGCATGTTCTCTCCTGGTGCGGGCATCCCGCCCGCGTCTTCGTCGTGGATTCGACGCCCTCTCGGGATTGCAGCGCGCGTGCCGGACGTCGGGCCGGCGGCGGCCGCGGAAACCGCGCGGGATCGCGGCCGCTGCGGCGCCGGCACGGGCGCGCGGCGTGACCGCGGCCGTCACATCGTGATCGCGCGCGATCCGCTCGCGCGCGGTCCTCCCGCCGCCCGGCCGTTGTCCCCCGGCCGCGGGCGTGCCAAGGTCGCGGCGTGGACCCCGCCGCCGCACTGCGCGCGATCCCGCCGTTCGACCGGCTGCCCGAGCCGCTGTTCTCCGACGCGGTCGCCCACCTCGAGGCCTGCGCGTTCCCCGCCGGCACCTGGATCGCGCGGGCGGGGGGCGAGCCGCTCCGGCACCTGTTCGTCGTCCGCAGCGGGACGGTGCGCCTCGAGCGCCACGGCCAGAGCGTGCAGGTCCTCGAGGAGGGCGAGACGTTCGGGTTCACCTCGCTCCTCACCGGCGCGTCGGCGCTCGACGTGGTGGTCGAGGACGACCTCCTGGCGTGGCGGCTGCCGCAGGAGGTGTTCGAGCGGCTGCTCGCCGACCGCGCCTTCGCCGGCCACTTCGCGGCCGGCCTGGGGCAGCGGCTCCGCTCCAGCCTGGAGCAGTCGCCGGTGGCCGCGTTCCAGCCCGACCTGGCGGTGGCGGTCGGCGACCTGCTGCGCGGGCCGGCGGTGTGGATCGAGGCCGGGGCGCCGGTGGTCGAGGCGGCGCGGAGCATGCGCGATCACCGCATCTCGTCGGTGCTGCTCCGCACCGAGCCGCCGTCGATCCTCACCGATCGCGACCTTCGCAACCGGGTGGTGGCCGAGGGGCTCCCCGGGAGCGCGCCGGCGGCGGGCGTCGCCTCGGGTCCGCTGCGCACGGTCGAGGCCGCGACGCCGGTGTACCAGGCGTGGCTCGCGCTCCTCGACGCGGGCGTCCACCACCTGCCGGTGGTCCGGGAGGGCGAGATCGCCGGGGTGGTGACCTCCACCGACCTGATGCGGGTCTCCGGGCACGGACCGATGGCGCTGCTGCGCCGCGTGGAGCGGCTCGCCTCGCGCGACCGCCTCGCCGGCTATGCGGCGCAGGTCTCGGACATGGTGGGGGGCCTGCTCGCGGCGCGGCTCGACCCGATGGTGATCGCGCAGCTCGTCGCCCGGCTGAACGACACGCTGCTCCGCACCGCGGTGCGCTGGGCGGAGGCGGAGCTGGGGCCCGCCCCGGCGCCGTGGGCCTGGCTCTCGCTCGGCTCCGAGGGCCGGATGGAGCAGACGCTCCTCACCGACCAGGACAACGCGCTGGTCTTCGCGGACGAGGGGCTCCCGGCGCGCGGCTGGTACCAGGCGCTCGCGGACCGCGTGGTG from Anaeromyxobacter dehalogenans 2CP-C includes:
- a CDS encoding DUF294 nucleotidyltransferase-like domain-containing protein; the encoded protein is MDPAAALRAIPPFDRLPEPLFSDAVAHLEACAFPAGTWIARAGGEPLRHLFVVRSGTVRLERHGQSVQVLEEGETFGFTSLLTGASALDVVVEDDLLAWRLPQEVFERLLADRAFAGHFAAGLGQRLRSSLEQSPVAAFQPDLAVAVGDLLRGPAVWIEAGAPVVEAARSMRDHRISSVLLRTEPPSILTDRDLRNRVVAEGLPGSAPAAGVASGPLRTVEAATPVYQAWLALLDAGVHHLPVVREGEIAGVVTSTDLMRVSGHGPMALLRRVERLASRDRLAGYAAQVSDMVGGLLAARLDPMVIAQLVARLNDTLLRTAVRWAEAELGPAPAPWAWLSLGSEGRMEQTLLTDQDNALVFADEGLPARGWYQALADRVVADLRAAGFPACPGGYMATRWNGPMEEWRERFRTWLAEPRPQALLDAAVFLDFRRAAGALDLAPLQEVVAGAAELPLFLRGMAEQAIRFHPPPALLLRLRGASSTVDLKKHGLAPVAFLARCYALESRVAERGTLERLAAAERAGRMDPELREIVAEAYRFLVGLRLRLQLRHVAEGRPPGDEVSLSALSPVERTRLKEAFRAIRGWQDAVAFRYRL